A genomic region of Miscanthus floridulus cultivar M001 chromosome 3, ASM1932011v1, whole genome shotgun sequence contains the following coding sequences:
- the LOC136547529 gene encoding lon protease homolog, mitochondrial-like has translation MLRAAAAAAAIFPARFAAAPAVAAAEELRSPLLRVIGTLRGGRGSVLLGRRARFCSNSSASDSEAAAAEAKAEDATAAEGEADSKASSAIVPTSTNIDDCLSVIALPLPHRPLFPGFYMPIYVKDQKLLQVLIENRKRSAPYAGAFLVKDEEGTDPNIVTGSDSEKSIDDLKGKDLLKRLHEVGTLVQITSIQGDQVVLLGHRRLRITEMVEEDPLTVKVDHLKENPYNKDDDVMKATSFEVISTLREVLRTSSLWKDHVQTYQQHIGDFNYQRLADFGAAISGANKLHCQEVLEELDVYRRLKLTLELIKKEMEISKLQQAIAKAIEEKISGDQRRYLLNEQLKAIKKELGLETDDKTALSAKFKERIELKKDKCPPHVLQVIEEELTKLQLLEASSSEFSVTRNYLDWLTVLPWGNYSDENFDVHRAQKILDEDHYGLSDVKERILEFIAVGKLRGTSQGKIICLSGPPGVGKTSIGRSIARALNRQFYRFSVGGLADVAEIKGHRRTYVGAMPGKMVQCLKSVGTANPLVLIDEIDKLGKGHSGDPASALLELLDPEQNVNFLDHYLDVPIDLSKVLFVCTANVIEMIPNPLLDRMEIIAIAGYITDEKMHIARDYLEKNTRQACGIKPQQVEVTDAALLALIENYCREAGVRNLQKQIEKIYRKIALQLVRQGVSNEPDQESLSVTVSEESSSGDSTTAKDEILKDPAVEDASVANNVTNPASEEANEVNLTTEAPKEDSTSKGNKDTDGAAEDAADKAIEKVVVDSSNLGDFVGKPVFQAERIYEQTPVGVVMGLAWTAMGGSTLYIETTKVEEGEGKGALVLTGQLGDVMKESAQIAHTVGRAVLLEKEPDNQFFANWKLHLHVPAGSTPKDGPSAGCTMITSMLSLAMGKPVKKDLAMTGEVTLTGRILPIGGVKEKTIAARRSAIKTLIFPAANKRDFDELASNVKEGLEVHFVDTYGEIYDLAFQSDAGTETS, from the exons ATGCTgcgtgcggcggcggctgccgcCGCCATCTTCCCGGCGCGGTTCGCCGCCGCGccggctgtggcggcggcggaggagctcAGGTCTCCGCTGCTCAGGGTCATTGGGACGCTGAGGGGCGGCCGCGGCTCGGTGCTGCTGGGGAGGAGGGCACGTTTCTGCTCCAACTCCTCCGCGAGCGActccgaggcggcggcggcggaggcgaagGCCGAGGATGCGACCGCTGCGGAGGGGGAGGCGGACAGCAAGGCGTCTTCCGCCATCGTTCCGACCAGCACCAATATCGACGACTGCCTCTCG GTTATAGCGTTACCTCTTCCACATCGGCCACTCTTTCCTGGATTTTACATGCCAATCTATGTAAAG GACCAAAAGCTGTTGCAAGTCCTAATAGAAAATCGCAAAAGATCAGCTCCGTATGCTGGTGCCTTTCTTGTGAAAGATGAAGAAGGTACTGACCCTAACATTGTGACTGGTTCAGATTCAGAGAAAAGCATTGATGATCTCAAAGGGAAAGACTTGCTGAAGCGTCTTCATGAAGTTGGGACGCTTGTTCAG ATTACAAGCATTCAAGGGGATCAGGTAGTTCTACTTGGTCACCGACGTTTACGGATAACTGAGATG GTCGAAGAGGATCCACTCACAGTTAAAGTTGACCATCTAAAG GAAAATCCCTACAACAAGGATGATGATGTTATGAAAGCTACCTCATTCGAAGTTATATCAACTTTAAGGGAAGTTTTAAGGACAAGTTCCCTTTGGAAGGATCATGTGCAAACCTACCAACAG CACATTGGTGACTTTAACTACCAACGGTTAGCAGACTTCGGTGCTGCTATCTCTGGTGCCAACAAGTTGCATTGCCAGGAGGTGCTTGAGGAATTAGAT GTATACAGGCGTTTGAAGTTGACTCTTGAGTTAATAAAAAAGGAGATGGAGATTAGTAAGCTACAG CAAGCCATAGCAAAAGCAATTGAAGAAAAGATTAGTGGAGATCAGCGCCGTTATTTATTGAATGAGCAACTTAAGGCAATCAAGAAG GAGCTGGGTTTGGAGACTGATGACAAAACGGCATTGTCTG CAAAATTTAAGGAACGCATAGAATTAAAGAAGGACAAATGTCCTCCTCATGTTTTACAAGTCATTGAAGAAGAGCTTACCAAGCTTCAGCTTTTAGAAGCCAGCTCTAGTGAGTTCAGTGTAACTCGTAATTATTTGGACTGGCTGACAGTATTGCCATGGGGAAATTATAG TGATGAAAACTTCGATGTCCACCGTGCTCAGAAAATTCTCGATGAAGACCACTATGGTTTGAGTGACGTGAAAGAGAGAATACTGGAATTCATAGCAGTTGGGAAGTTAAGAGGGACTTCACAAG GCAAGATCATATGTCTTTCTGGGCCACCAGGAGTTGGAAAAACCAGTATTGGTCGTTCAATTGCACGTGCACTGAACCGCCAGTTCTACAGGTTTTCTGTTGGAGGTTTGGCTGATGTGGCTGAAATCAAG GGCCATCGACGCACGTATGTTGGTGCAATGCCAGGGAAGATGGTGCAGTGTCTTAAATCAGTTGGGACAGCAAATCCTCTAGTATTGATAGATGAGATTGACAAG CTTGGGAAGGGGCATTCTGGCGATCCAGCTAGTGCATTGTTGGAACTCCTCGATCCTGAGCAGAATGTTAATTTCTTAGATCACTACCTTGATGTTCCTATTGACCTATCCAAG GTTCTGTTCGTTTGCACAGCAAACGTAATAGAGATGATACCAAATCCGTTACTGGATAGAATGGAGATTATTGCTATAGCTGGGTATATAACTGATGAAAAGATGCATATTGCTCGGGACTATCTAGAGAAGAATACAAGACAGGCTTGTGGCATAAAGCCTCAACAG GTTGAAGTTACAGATGCTGCTCTTCTTGCTCTCATTGAAAATTACTGCCGAGAAGCTGGAGTGAGGAACCTTCAAAAGCAGATTGAGAAAATTTACCGTAAG ATAGCTCTGCAGCTTGTTCGCCAAGGGGTATCGAATGAGCCAGACCAGGAGTCTCTCAGTGTCACTGTAAGTGAGGAATCTAGTAGTGGTGATAGCACCACAGCAAAAGATGAGATTTTGAAGGATCCTGCTGTAGAAGATGCTTCAGTCGCCAATAATGTTACAAATCCTGCCTCTGAGGAAGCTAATGAAGTAAATTTGACAACTGAAGCACCAAAAGAAGACAGCACATCTAAG GGCAACAAGGACACAGATGGAGCAGCAGAAGATGCAGCAGACAAGGCAATTGAAAAGGTTGTGGTTGATTCATCAAACCTTGGCGATTTTGTTGGGAAACCTGTGTTCCAGGCTGAGCGTATATATGAGCAGACGCCTGTTGGAGTGGTCATGGGTTTAGCTTGGACTGCTATGGGTGGTTCTACTTTGTACATCGAAACAACAAAAGTGGAGGAAGGGGAAGGGAAAGGTGCACTTGTGCTGACGGGACAGCTTGGAGATGTCATGAAAGAGAGTGCTCAGATAGCGCACACAGTTGGCAGAGCTGTATTACTGGAGAAAGAGCCAGATAATCAGTTCTTTGCAAACTGGAAGCTGCACTTGCATGTTCCTGCAGGGTCCACCCCTAAGGATGGCCCTAGTGCTGGATGCACCATGATAACATCTATGCTGTCCTTAGCTATGGGAAAGCCTGTCAAGAAGGACCTTGCAATGACGGGTGAAGTAACATTAACTGGAAGAATCCTACCAATCGGCGGG GTAAAAGAGAAAACGATTGCGGCAAGGAGAAGTGCGATAAAGACACTCATATTTCCAGCAGCGAATAAAAGGGACTTTGACGAGCTTGCTTCTAATGTGAAGGAAGGCCTCGAAGTTCATTTTGTTGACACATACGGTGAAATATATGATTTAGCTTTCCAGAGTGACGCCGGGACAGAAACAAGCTGA
- the LOC136542828 gene encoding phosphoglucomutase, cytoplasmic 2-like isoform X5 produces the protein MVVTDKDLPDVDISVVGLTSFSGPDVPFDVDVFDSSVHYIKLMNYRHHFRTIFDFEAIKKLLASQKFTFCYDALHGVAGAYARHIFVEELGADESSLLNCVPKEDFGGGHPDPSLTYAKELVERMDLGKSSSNVEPPEFGAAADGDADRNMILGKSCRSMPISAAFDVVAKNLNLKFFEVPTGRKFFGNLMDAGMCSICGEESFGTGSDHIREKDGIWAVLAWLSIIAFKNKDDLGGDKLVSVEDIVRQHWATYGCHYYTRYDYENVGAGAAKELMANLGSMQSSLSDVNKLIKEIQSDVSEVVVADEFEYKDPVDGSVSKHQGIQYLFGDGSRLVFRLSGTGSVGATIRVYIEQYEKGSSKTGRDSQDALAPLVVALKLSKMQEYTGRSAPTVIT, from the exons ATGGTCGTCACTGATAAAG ACCTTCCAGAT GTTGATATTTCTGTTGTCGGTCTCACCAGCTTCAGTGGACCCGATGTCCCCTTTGATGTGGATGTCTTTGACTCTAGTGTACATTACATCAAGTTAATGAA TTACCGCCATCATTTCCGGACAATTTTTGACTTTGAAGCAATAAAAAAGCTGCTGGCTTCCCAAAAGTTTACATTCTG TTATGATGCGCTCCATGGTGTTGCTGGAGCTTATGCCAGACACATCTTTGTGGAAGAGCTTGGTGCTGATGAAAGCTCGCTGTTGAATTGTGTCCCGAAA GAGGACTTTGGAGGTGGTCATCCGGATCCTAGCCTCACCTATGCAAAAGAGTTGGTTGAACGGATGGATCTTGGAAAGTCATCCTCAAATGTGGAGCCCCCTGAATTTGGCGCTGCAGCTGATGGAGATGCTGATCGCAACATGATTCTGGGTAAAAG TTGCAGGAGCATGCCAATATCTGCTGCCTTTGATGTTGTTGCAAAGAATTTGAATCTCAAGTTCTTTGAG GTGCCTACTGGGCGGAAGTTTTTTGGGAATTTGATGGATGCTGGAATGTGCTCAATCTGTGGTGAAGAAAGCTTTGGCACTG GGTCTGACCACATTCGTGAGAAGGATGGCATCTGGGCtgtgcttgcatggctttctattATTGCTTTCAAGAATAAGGACGACCTTGGAGGAGATAAGCTTGTCAGTGTTGAAGATATTGTCCGTCAGCACTGGGCCACATATGGTTGCCATTATTACACACGCTATGACTATGAG AATGTTGGCGCGGGGGCTGCTAAGGAGCTTATGGCAAACCTAGGAAGCATGCAGTCATCACTTTCTGATGTCAACAA GCTGATCAAGGAGATCCAGTCTGATGTTTCTGAAGTAGTTGTAGCTGACGAGTTTGAGTACAAGGATCCTGTTGATGGCTCTGTGTCCAAGCACCAGGGCATCCAATACCTCTTCGGAGATGGTTCACGGCTG GTGTTCCGCCTCTCTGGAACTGGTTCTGTTGGTGCCACCATCCGTGTCTACATCGAGCAGTACGAGAAGGGTTCCTCCAAGACCGGCAGGGATTCACAGGATGCCCTTGCTCCGTTG GTTGTTGCGCTCAAGCTCTCCAAGATGCAAGAGTACACTGGCCGCTCTGCCCCGACCGTTATCACATAA
- the LOC136542828 gene encoding phosphoglucomutase, cytoplasmic 2-like isoform X2 — MVVTDKDLPDVDISVVGLTSFSGPDVPFDVDVFDSSVHYIKLMNYRHHFRTIFDFEAIKKLLASQKFTFCYDALHGVAGAYARHIFVEELGADESSLLNCVPKEDFGGGHPDPSLTYAKELVERMDLGKSSSNVEPPEFGAAADGDADRNMILGKRFFVAPSNSVAIITANVVQSIPYFASGLKGVARSMPISAAFDVVAKNLNLKFFEVPTGRKFFGNLMDAGMCSICGEESFGTGSDHIREKDGIWAVLAWLSIIAFKNKDDLGGDKLVSVEDIVRQHWATYGCHYYTRYDYENVGAGAAKELMANLGSMQSSLSDVNKLIKEIQSDVSEVVVADEFEYKDPVDGSVSKHQGIQYLFGDGSRLVFRLSGTGSVGATIRVYIEQYEKGSSKTGRDSQDALAPLVVALKLSKMQEYTGRSAPTVIT; from the exons ATGGTCGTCACTGATAAAG ACCTTCCAGAT GTTGATATTTCTGTTGTCGGTCTCACCAGCTTCAGTGGACCCGATGTCCCCTTTGATGTGGATGTCTTTGACTCTAGTGTACATTACATCAAGTTAATGAA TTACCGCCATCATTTCCGGACAATTTTTGACTTTGAAGCAATAAAAAAGCTGCTGGCTTCCCAAAAGTTTACATTCTG TTATGATGCGCTCCATGGTGTTGCTGGAGCTTATGCCAGACACATCTTTGTGGAAGAGCTTGGTGCTGATGAAAGCTCGCTGTTGAATTGTGTCCCGAAA GAGGACTTTGGAGGTGGTCATCCGGATCCTAGCCTCACCTATGCAAAAGAGTTGGTTGAACGGATGGATCTTGGAAAGTCATCCTCAAATGTGGAGCCCCCTGAATTTGGCGCTGCAGCTGATGGAGATGCTGATCGCAACATGATTCTGGGTAAAAG ATTCTTTGTGGCACCATCGAACTCTGTTGCCATTATCACGGCCAATGTTGTCCAATCAATTCCTTACTTTGCTTCTGGCCTCAAGGGAGTTGCCAG GAGCATGCCAATATCTGCTGCCTTTGATGTTGTTGCAAAGAATTTGAATCTCAAGTTCTTTGAG GTGCCTACTGGGCGGAAGTTTTTTGGGAATTTGATGGATGCTGGAATGTGCTCAATCTGTGGTGAAGAAAGCTTTGGCACTG GGTCTGACCACATTCGTGAGAAGGATGGCATCTGGGCtgtgcttgcatggctttctattATTGCTTTCAAGAATAAGGACGACCTTGGAGGAGATAAGCTTGTCAGTGTTGAAGATATTGTCCGTCAGCACTGGGCCACATATGGTTGCCATTATTACACACGCTATGACTATGAG AATGTTGGCGCGGGGGCTGCTAAGGAGCTTATGGCAAACCTAGGAAGCATGCAGTCATCACTTTCTGATGTCAACAA GCTGATCAAGGAGATCCAGTCTGATGTTTCTGAAGTAGTTGTAGCTGACGAGTTTGAGTACAAGGATCCTGTTGATGGCTCTGTGTCCAAGCACCAGGGCATCCAATACCTCTTCGGAGATGGTTCACGGCTG GTGTTCCGCCTCTCTGGAACTGGTTCTGTTGGTGCCACCATCCGTGTCTACATCGAGCAGTACGAGAAGGGTTCCTCCAAGACCGGCAGGGATTCACAGGATGCCCTTGCTCCGTTG GTTGTTGCGCTCAAGCTCTCCAAGATGCAAGAGTACACTGGCCGCTCTGCCCCGACCGTTATCACATAA
- the LOC136542828 gene encoding phosphoglucomutase, cytoplasmic 2-like isoform X1, whose product MVVTDKDLPDVDISVVGLTSFSGPDVPFDVDVFDSSVHYIKLMNYRHHFRTIFDFEAIKKLLASQKFTFCYDALHGVAGAYARHIFVEELGADESSLLNCVPKEDFGGGHPDPSLTYAKELVERMDLGKSSSNVEPPEFGAAADGDADRNMILGKRFFVAPSNSVAIITANVVQSIPYFASGLKGVASCRSMPISAAFDVVAKNLNLKFFEVPTGRKFFGNLMDAGMCSICGEESFGTGSDHIREKDGIWAVLAWLSIIAFKNKDDLGGDKLVSVEDIVRQHWATYGCHYYTRYDYENVGAGAAKELMANLGSMQSSLSDVNKLIKEIQSDVSEVVVADEFEYKDPVDGSVSKHQGIQYLFGDGSRLVFRLSGTGSVGATIRVYIEQYEKGSSKTGRDSQDALAPLVVALKLSKMQEYTGRSAPTVIT is encoded by the exons ATGGTCGTCACTGATAAAG ACCTTCCAGAT GTTGATATTTCTGTTGTCGGTCTCACCAGCTTCAGTGGACCCGATGTCCCCTTTGATGTGGATGTCTTTGACTCTAGTGTACATTACATCAAGTTAATGAA TTACCGCCATCATTTCCGGACAATTTTTGACTTTGAAGCAATAAAAAAGCTGCTGGCTTCCCAAAAGTTTACATTCTG TTATGATGCGCTCCATGGTGTTGCTGGAGCTTATGCCAGACACATCTTTGTGGAAGAGCTTGGTGCTGATGAAAGCTCGCTGTTGAATTGTGTCCCGAAA GAGGACTTTGGAGGTGGTCATCCGGATCCTAGCCTCACCTATGCAAAAGAGTTGGTTGAACGGATGGATCTTGGAAAGTCATCCTCAAATGTGGAGCCCCCTGAATTTGGCGCTGCAGCTGATGGAGATGCTGATCGCAACATGATTCTGGGTAAAAG ATTCTTTGTGGCACCATCGAACTCTGTTGCCATTATCACGGCCAATGTTGTCCAATCAATTCCTTACTTTGCTTCTGGCCTCAAGGGAGTTGCCAG TTGCAGGAGCATGCCAATATCTGCTGCCTTTGATGTTGTTGCAAAGAATTTGAATCTCAAGTTCTTTGAG GTGCCTACTGGGCGGAAGTTTTTTGGGAATTTGATGGATGCTGGAATGTGCTCAATCTGTGGTGAAGAAAGCTTTGGCACTG GGTCTGACCACATTCGTGAGAAGGATGGCATCTGGGCtgtgcttgcatggctttctattATTGCTTTCAAGAATAAGGACGACCTTGGAGGAGATAAGCTTGTCAGTGTTGAAGATATTGTCCGTCAGCACTGGGCCACATATGGTTGCCATTATTACACACGCTATGACTATGAG AATGTTGGCGCGGGGGCTGCTAAGGAGCTTATGGCAAACCTAGGAAGCATGCAGTCATCACTTTCTGATGTCAACAA GCTGATCAAGGAGATCCAGTCTGATGTTTCTGAAGTAGTTGTAGCTGACGAGTTTGAGTACAAGGATCCTGTTGATGGCTCTGTGTCCAAGCACCAGGGCATCCAATACCTCTTCGGAGATGGTTCACGGCTG GTGTTCCGCCTCTCTGGAACTGGTTCTGTTGGTGCCACCATCCGTGTCTACATCGAGCAGTACGAGAAGGGTTCCTCCAAGACCGGCAGGGATTCACAGGATGCCCTTGCTCCGTTG GTTGTTGCGCTCAAGCTCTCCAAGATGCAAGAGTACACTGGCCGCTCTGCCCCGACCGTTATCACATAA
- the LOC136542828 gene encoding phosphoglucomutase, cytoplasmic 2-like isoform X3, with translation MIQCQPAKYFLAVPFDSFSGPDVPFDVDVFDSSVHYIKLMNYRHHFRTIFDFEAIKKLLASQKFTFCYDALHGVAGAYARHIFVEELGADESSLLNCVPKEDFGGGHPDPSLTYAKELVERMDLGKSSSNVEPPEFGAAADGDADRNMILGKRFFVAPSNSVAIITANVVQSIPYFASGLKGVASCRSMPISAAFDVVAKNLNLKFFEVPTGRKFFGNLMDAGMCSICGEESFGTGSDHIREKDGIWAVLAWLSIIAFKNKDDLGGDKLVSVEDIVRQHWATYGCHYYTRYDYENVGAGAAKELMANLGSMQSSLSDVNKLIKEIQSDVSEVVVADEFEYKDPVDGSVSKHQGIQYLFGDGSRLVFRLSGTGSVGATIRVYIEQYEKGSSKTGRDSQDALAPLVVALKLSKMQEYTGRSAPTVIT, from the exons ATGATTCAGTGCCAGCCTGCTAAGTATTTTCTCGCTGTTCCTTTTGACAG CTTCAGTGGACCCGATGTCCCCTTTGATGTGGATGTCTTTGACTCTAGTGTACATTACATCAAGTTAATGAA TTACCGCCATCATTTCCGGACAATTTTTGACTTTGAAGCAATAAAAAAGCTGCTGGCTTCCCAAAAGTTTACATTCTG TTATGATGCGCTCCATGGTGTTGCTGGAGCTTATGCCAGACACATCTTTGTGGAAGAGCTTGGTGCTGATGAAAGCTCGCTGTTGAATTGTGTCCCGAAA GAGGACTTTGGAGGTGGTCATCCGGATCCTAGCCTCACCTATGCAAAAGAGTTGGTTGAACGGATGGATCTTGGAAAGTCATCCTCAAATGTGGAGCCCCCTGAATTTGGCGCTGCAGCTGATGGAGATGCTGATCGCAACATGATTCTGGGTAAAAG ATTCTTTGTGGCACCATCGAACTCTGTTGCCATTATCACGGCCAATGTTGTCCAATCAATTCCTTACTTTGCTTCTGGCCTCAAGGGAGTTGCCAG TTGCAGGAGCATGCCAATATCTGCTGCCTTTGATGTTGTTGCAAAGAATTTGAATCTCAAGTTCTTTGAG GTGCCTACTGGGCGGAAGTTTTTTGGGAATTTGATGGATGCTGGAATGTGCTCAATCTGTGGTGAAGAAAGCTTTGGCACTG GGTCTGACCACATTCGTGAGAAGGATGGCATCTGGGCtgtgcttgcatggctttctattATTGCTTTCAAGAATAAGGACGACCTTGGAGGAGATAAGCTTGTCAGTGTTGAAGATATTGTCCGTCAGCACTGGGCCACATATGGTTGCCATTATTACACACGCTATGACTATGAG AATGTTGGCGCGGGGGCTGCTAAGGAGCTTATGGCAAACCTAGGAAGCATGCAGTCATCACTTTCTGATGTCAACAA GCTGATCAAGGAGATCCAGTCTGATGTTTCTGAAGTAGTTGTAGCTGACGAGTTTGAGTACAAGGATCCTGTTGATGGCTCTGTGTCCAAGCACCAGGGCATCCAATACCTCTTCGGAGATGGTTCACGGCTG GTGTTCCGCCTCTCTGGAACTGGTTCTGTTGGTGCCACCATCCGTGTCTACATCGAGCAGTACGAGAAGGGTTCCTCCAAGACCGGCAGGGATTCACAGGATGCCCTTGCTCCGTTG GTTGTTGCGCTCAAGCTCTCCAAGATGCAAGAGTACACTGGCCGCTCTGCCCCGACCGTTATCACATAA
- the LOC136542828 gene encoding phosphoglucomutase, cytoplasmic 2-like isoform X4 encodes MIQCQPAKYFLAVPFDSVHYIKLMNYRHHFRTIFDFEAIKKLLASQKFTFCYDALHGVAGAYARHIFVEELGADESSLLNCVPKEDFGGGHPDPSLTYAKELVERMDLGKSSSNVEPPEFGAAADGDADRNMILGKRFFVAPSNSVAIITANVVQSIPYFASGLKGVASCRSMPISAAFDVVAKNLNLKFFEVPTGRKFFGNLMDAGMCSICGEESFGTGSDHIREKDGIWAVLAWLSIIAFKNKDDLGGDKLVSVEDIVRQHWATYGCHYYTRYDYENVGAGAAKELMANLGSMQSSLSDVNKLIKEIQSDVSEVVVADEFEYKDPVDGSVSKHQGIQYLFGDGSRLVFRLSGTGSVGATIRVYIEQYEKGSSKTGRDSQDALAPLVVALKLSKMQEYTGRSAPTVIT; translated from the exons ATGATTCAGTGCCAGCCTGCTAAGTATTTTCTCGCTGTTCCTTTTGACAG TGTACATTACATCAAGTTAATGAA TTACCGCCATCATTTCCGGACAATTTTTGACTTTGAAGCAATAAAAAAGCTGCTGGCTTCCCAAAAGTTTACATTCTG TTATGATGCGCTCCATGGTGTTGCTGGAGCTTATGCCAGACACATCTTTGTGGAAGAGCTTGGTGCTGATGAAAGCTCGCTGTTGAATTGTGTCCCGAAA GAGGACTTTGGAGGTGGTCATCCGGATCCTAGCCTCACCTATGCAAAAGAGTTGGTTGAACGGATGGATCTTGGAAAGTCATCCTCAAATGTGGAGCCCCCTGAATTTGGCGCTGCAGCTGATGGAGATGCTGATCGCAACATGATTCTGGGTAAAAG ATTCTTTGTGGCACCATCGAACTCTGTTGCCATTATCACGGCCAATGTTGTCCAATCAATTCCTTACTTTGCTTCTGGCCTCAAGGGAGTTGCCAG TTGCAGGAGCATGCCAATATCTGCTGCCTTTGATGTTGTTGCAAAGAATTTGAATCTCAAGTTCTTTGAG GTGCCTACTGGGCGGAAGTTTTTTGGGAATTTGATGGATGCTGGAATGTGCTCAATCTGTGGTGAAGAAAGCTTTGGCACTG GGTCTGACCACATTCGTGAGAAGGATGGCATCTGGGCtgtgcttgcatggctttctattATTGCTTTCAAGAATAAGGACGACCTTGGAGGAGATAAGCTTGTCAGTGTTGAAGATATTGTCCGTCAGCACTGGGCCACATATGGTTGCCATTATTACACACGCTATGACTATGAG AATGTTGGCGCGGGGGCTGCTAAGGAGCTTATGGCAAACCTAGGAAGCATGCAGTCATCACTTTCTGATGTCAACAA GCTGATCAAGGAGATCCAGTCTGATGTTTCTGAAGTAGTTGTAGCTGACGAGTTTGAGTACAAGGATCCTGTTGATGGCTCTGTGTCCAAGCACCAGGGCATCCAATACCTCTTCGGAGATGGTTCACGGCTG GTGTTCCGCCTCTCTGGAACTGGTTCTGTTGGTGCCACCATCCGTGTCTACATCGAGCAGTACGAGAAGGGTTCCTCCAAGACCGGCAGGGATTCACAGGATGCCCTTGCTCCGTTG GTTGTTGCGCTCAAGCTCTCCAAGATGCAAGAGTACACTGGCCGCTCTGCCCCGACCGTTATCACATAA
- the LOC136542828 gene encoding phosphoglucomutase, cytoplasmic 2-like isoform X6 — MNYRHHFRTIFDFEAIKKLLASQKFTFCYDALHGVAGAYARHIFVEELGADESSLLNCVPKEDFGGGHPDPSLTYAKELVERMDLGKSSSNVEPPEFGAAADGDADRNMILGKRFFVAPSNSVAIITANVVQSIPYFASGLKGVASCRSMPISAAFDVVAKNLNLKFFEVPTGRKFFGNLMDAGMCSICGEESFGTGSDHIREKDGIWAVLAWLSIIAFKNKDDLGGDKLVSVEDIVRQHWATYGCHYYTRYDYENVGAGAAKELMANLGSMQSSLSDVNKLIKEIQSDVSEVVVADEFEYKDPVDGSVSKHQGIQYLFGDGSRLVFRLSGTGSVGATIRVYIEQYEKGSSKTGRDSQDALAPLVVALKLSKMQEYTGRSAPTVIT, encoded by the exons ATGAA TTACCGCCATCATTTCCGGACAATTTTTGACTTTGAAGCAATAAAAAAGCTGCTGGCTTCCCAAAAGTTTACATTCTG TTATGATGCGCTCCATGGTGTTGCTGGAGCTTATGCCAGACACATCTTTGTGGAAGAGCTTGGTGCTGATGAAAGCTCGCTGTTGAATTGTGTCCCGAAA GAGGACTTTGGAGGTGGTCATCCGGATCCTAGCCTCACCTATGCAAAAGAGTTGGTTGAACGGATGGATCTTGGAAAGTCATCCTCAAATGTGGAGCCCCCTGAATTTGGCGCTGCAGCTGATGGAGATGCTGATCGCAACATGATTCTGGGTAAAAG ATTCTTTGTGGCACCATCGAACTCTGTTGCCATTATCACGGCCAATGTTGTCCAATCAATTCCTTACTTTGCTTCTGGCCTCAAGGGAGTTGCCAG TTGCAGGAGCATGCCAATATCTGCTGCCTTTGATGTTGTTGCAAAGAATTTGAATCTCAAGTTCTTTGAG GTGCCTACTGGGCGGAAGTTTTTTGGGAATTTGATGGATGCTGGAATGTGCTCAATCTGTGGTGAAGAAAGCTTTGGCACTG GGTCTGACCACATTCGTGAGAAGGATGGCATCTGGGCtgtgcttgcatggctttctattATTGCTTTCAAGAATAAGGACGACCTTGGAGGAGATAAGCTTGTCAGTGTTGAAGATATTGTCCGTCAGCACTGGGCCACATATGGTTGCCATTATTACACACGCTATGACTATGAG AATGTTGGCGCGGGGGCTGCTAAGGAGCTTATGGCAAACCTAGGAAGCATGCAGTCATCACTTTCTGATGTCAACAA GCTGATCAAGGAGATCCAGTCTGATGTTTCTGAAGTAGTTGTAGCTGACGAGTTTGAGTACAAGGATCCTGTTGATGGCTCTGTGTCCAAGCACCAGGGCATCCAATACCTCTTCGGAGATGGTTCACGGCTG GTGTTCCGCCTCTCTGGAACTGGTTCTGTTGGTGCCACCATCCGTGTCTACATCGAGCAGTACGAGAAGGGTTCCTCCAAGACCGGCAGGGATTCACAGGATGCCCTTGCTCCGTTG GTTGTTGCGCTCAAGCTCTCCAAGATGCAAGAGTACACTGGCCGCTCTGCCCCGACCGTTATCACATAA